From the Pseudodesulfovibrio indicus genome, the window ATCGCGCCCGGCGAGGGCGTTTTCTCCATGCTGACCTGGAAATCGGGCATCGGCCTGACCTTCGGGCTGAAGGACCTGGACCCGCGCCACCGGTTCGCCTTCGCGGCCACGGGAGAGGACCTCGAAGGCTGGGGACTGGCCCGGGACGAGGACCGCTACATCCTGTCCTCCGGCACCGCCCGGCTGGAGTTCCGCGCCCCCGGGACCTTCGCCCGCACCGGGACGATCACGGTGCGCGACGGCGACGCGCCGGTCCGGCTGCTCAACGAGCTGGAGATGGTGGACGGGTGGCTCTACGCCAATGTCTGGAAATCGGACCGGGTGGCGGTCATCGACATCGGTGACGGCGCGGTCCGCGCCTGGCTGGACCTCGCCCCCCTGCGCGCCCGGCTGGCCAAGGGGAGCGGCGTGGCCAACGGCATCGCCTGGGACCGGGAAACGGGCCGCTTGTGGGTCACCGGCAAGAAGTGGGACAAGGTGTTCGAGATCGGGGTCCCGGTCCTACGCTGACTTGCGGTAGGCCCAGAGCATCCAGCCCGCGCCGAAGAGGATCATCGGCAGGCAGAGCACCTGGCCCATGGACATCCAGTCCAGGGCCACGAACCCCAGCTGGCGGTCCGGCTCGCGGGCGAACTCCACGATGAAGCGGAAAGTTCCGTAACCGAGCAGGAAGAGCGCCCCGACGCACCCCTTGGGCCTCGGCTTGGCCGAATACCACCAGACCACGGCGAAGAGCACCGCGCCCTCCAGGGCCGCCTCGTAGAGCTGCGAAGGATGGCGCGGCAGCCCGCCCGCGTCCGGGAAGCGCATGGCCCACGGCAGGTCGGTATAGCGGCCCCACAGCTCGCCGTTGATGAAGTTGCCGAGCCTGCCGAAGAACAGGCCGGGCGGGACCAGGGGCGAGACGAAGTCGCCGACCTCCGTGAAAGTCATGTCATGGGCGCGGCCGAAGAGCCAGCACGCCAGCAGCACGCCCAGGCACCCGCCGTGGAAGGACATGCCGCCCTCCCAGACAGCGAATATCTTGAGCGGCTCGGACAGGAAATAGGACGGGTTGTAGAACAGGACATAGCCCAGCCTGCCGCCCAGGACCACGCCGAGGATGGCCCAGGTGATGAAGTCGTCCATCAGCGGCGGGGTCATCTTGTTCCACGGCTTGGTGGCGCGGTAGCGGCCCAGCAGCCAGCCGGACAGGATGCCGAAGACGTACATCATGCCGTACCACCGCAGGTGCAGGGGACCGATGGAGATCATGATCGGATCGAACTGGGGGAATTGCAGCATGCAAAGGTCTCCGGGATTGATGTCCCTGCTTGTTTTCCTCAAAAAATCGGGTACGCTGAAGGCCAACGGTAGGGTGTCCCTTTTTGAACCGGTCCGTCAACCCCAAAAGAACCATGAACAAGCCGCCTGAACTCGACATCCTGGAAATGCCCGTGGAAGGGCTGGCCGCCTACTGGCTGTCCATCAAGAAGATCATGGACGCCCGCAAGGGGCGCGATATCCTGGACGAGGAGATCGCCAACACCTCGGAGCCGTATATCCTGCACCTGCTGGAGACGGTCTTCTCCGGCCTGGAGACGCCGCTGGTCCGGCGGTTGGCCGAGGTCAGGAAGGATATCCTGATCGACGACTACCGGACCAAGATCGACCTCATGCGGCTGGCCATCTTCGCCATCGCGTCCGGCGAGAACCCGCGCATCACCCTGGTGCGCATGGACTCCAAATTCGCCCACCCGCTGATGACCGAGGACCGCGCCTTCGACATGGCCACGGCCATGTTCGACGCCATCAAGCCCAAGGGCGTGGACCTGGACCTGCTGCTCTCGGTGAACCACAAGTTCCGGGCCGACCGGCTGCTGGTCAAGCTGCTCTTCTTCACCATGTACGCCCGCCGCGAGGGGCGCCAGAACCTGGAGCGGTTCATCCCTCACCTGGGGTCGCGCTTCTTCTCCGAG encodes:
- a CDS encoding glutaminyl-peptide cyclotransferase translates to MRRATLILILAALALLPLPARAEAPVIPCAVIAEHPHDPGTSTQGLFYLNGLFYESSGGWGRSFVTVSDPETGRRLKTTNVDPHFFAEGIAPGEGVFSMLTWKSGIGLTFGLKDLDPRHRFAFAATGEDLEGWGLARDEDRYILSSGTARLEFRAPGTFARTGTITVRDGDAPVRLLNELEMVDGWLYANVWKSDRVAVIDIGDGAVRAWLDLAPLRARLAKGSGVANGIAWDRETGRLWVTGKKWDKVFEIGVPVLR
- the lgt gene encoding prolipoprotein diacylglyceryl transferase, yielding MLQFPQFDPIMISIGPLHLRWYGMMYVFGILSGWLLGRYRATKPWNKMTPPLMDDFITWAILGVVLGGRLGYVLFYNPSYFLSEPLKIFAVWEGGMSFHGGCLGVLLACWLFGRAHDMTFTEVGDFVSPLVPPGLFFGRLGNFINGELWGRYTDLPWAMRFPDAGGLPRHPSQLYEAALEGAVLFAVVWWYSAKPRPKGCVGALFLLGYGTFRFIVEFAREPDRQLGFVALDWMSMGQVLCLPMILFGAGWMLWAYRKSA